Proteins from a genomic interval of Lolium perenne isolate Kyuss_39 chromosome 1, Kyuss_2.0, whole genome shotgun sequence:
- the LOC127327450 gene encoding reticulon-like protein B9 translates to MKSSKMSGAVVPHVRSDSESDDDRRPAPATTVRTIRRQRSIHRLLGGRKVADVLLWRNRNLSAGILAGAALTWFLFDVAEYNAVTLLCHAVLLGMLLLFLWNVAAPLVDRAPPRIPEVIVSEHAFREAALTVHRKLEHSVAVLYDIACGKDLKKFLTVVGSLWVLAVIGDNCSFTSLLFVGFLCALTIPALYERYETEVDHLVAKGGEDLKKFYRKVDSNVLNKIPRGPIKRRVN, encoded by the exons ATGAAGAGCAGCAAGATGTCCGGAGCCGTGGTTCCTCACGTCCGGAGCGACTCCGAGTCCGACGATGACCGCCGGCCAGCGCCGGCGACGACGGTCAGGACGATCCGCAGGCAGCGGTCGATCCACAGGCTCCTCGGCGGCAGGAAAG TGGCGGACGTGCTGCTGTGGAGGAACAGGAACCTGTCGGCGGGAATCCTCGCCGGCGCCGCGTTGACATGGTTCCTCTTCGACGTTGCCGAGTACAACGCCGTGACGCTGCTCTGCCACGCCGTGCTCCTCGGGATGCTCCTCCTCTTCCTGTGGAACGTCGCCGCGCCGCTCGTCGACAG GGCTCCTCCGCGTATCCCAGAGGTGATCGTCTCCGAGCACGCCTTCAGGGAAGCCGCTCTGACGGTGCACCGCAAACTGGAGCACTCTGTGGCGGTGCTCTATGACATCGCGTGTGGGAAGGATCTCAAGAAGTTCCTCACG GTGGTTGGATCTCTGTGGGTGCTGGCCGTGATCGGAGACAACTGCAGCTTCACATCTCTGTTGTTCGTTG GGTTTCTCTGCGCTCTCACAATTCCTGCGTTGTACGAGAGGTACGAGACCGAAGTGGACCATCTGGTGGCCAAGGGCGGTGAGGACCTAAAGAAGTTCTACAGGAAGGTGGACTCCAATGTGCTCAACAAGATACCAAGAGGCCCTATTAAGAGAAGAGTTAactag